In Aegilops tauschii subsp. strangulata cultivar AL8/78 chromosome 3, Aet v6.0, whole genome shotgun sequence, one genomic interval encodes:
- the LOC109735692 gene encoding uncharacterized protein: protein MVRDQKAMASPPAALPEDIALEILARVPDAAGLFRCAAACRRWRTLVADPSFLRRRWPDGARHPSSLLGFFGQEWCRRPGGEDRGDVPDSPGFVRAPGSVLGSEHPFLGSFVPGAAGIFDRAVPLASHRGLLLVRFVPAGGAGADPSADVDRLAVCNLHSGACDVLPPLERGWFFDYVDASAYAVVSQGPASFKVLIVGYNNEGSQQYDIRTFSSGGEPSWSAPSKLFNPIEHGIFGPLKQRGAVVRHGTVHWLIWDLVDFHAIDVDAMTGRVSLQKLPAPRPRDMEYHLYDTPRLSVAADETALSSLCLFREPLRVETWTRGDVCEEGDGHCGRDWCRARVVELRPPEQKQIDTPVCMCLGERSGTLLIKDLHRCMYIADLESGAMEETTDKQFCRGLDGCKTAFPVEIDWPAFFKCRLGGKSGV from the coding sequence ATGGTGAGAGATCAGAAGGCGATGGCGTCGCCGCCGGCCGCGCTCCCGGAGGACATCGCGCTGGAGATCCTCGCGCGCGTGCCGGACGCGGCGGGCCTCTTCCGCTGCGCCGCGGCGTGCAGGCGCTGGAGGACGCTGGTGGCCGACCCGTccttcctccgccgccgctggcCGGACGGCGCGCGCCACCCCTCCTCGCTCCTCGGCTTCTTCGGCCAGGAGTGGTGCCGCcgccccggcggagaggatcgcGGGGACGTCCCTGATTCGCCGGGCTTCGTCCGCGCGCCGGGGTCGGTCCTCGGGTCCGAACACCCCTTCCTGGGCTCCTTCGTGCCCGGCGCCGCCGGCATCTTCGACCGCGCGGTGCCGCTCGCCTCGCATCGCGGCCTCCTCCTCGTGCGCTTCGTCCCAgccggcggcgcgggcgcggACCCGAGCGCCGACGTGGACCGCCTGGCCGTGTGCAACCTGCACTCCGGCGCATGCGACGTGCTCCCCCCGCTCGAGCGCGGCTGGTTCTTCGACTACGTGGACGCGAGCGCGTACGCCGTCGTGAGCCAGGGGCCGGCGTCCTTCAAGGTGCTGATCGTCGGCTACAACAACGAGGGCAGCCAGCAGTACGACATCCGGACGTTCTCGTCCGGCGGCGAGCCGAGCTGGAGCGCGCCGAGCAAGCTCTTCAACCCGATAGAGCACGgcatcttcgggccgttgaagcagCGCGGCGCCGTGGTGCGCCACGGGACGGTGCACTGGCTCATCTGGGACCTCGTCGACTTTCACGCCATCGACGTGGACGCCATGACCGGCCGCGTGTCCCTGCAGAAGCTCCCGGCCCCGAGACCGCGCGACATGGAATACCACCTCTACGACACGCCACGCCTGAGCGTCGCGGCCGACGAGACGGCCCTGTCGTCGCTCTGCCTGTTCAGGGAGCCCCTCCGAGTAGAGACCTGGACGAGGGGGGACGTCTGCGAGGAGGGCGATGGGCATTGCGGGCGAGACTGGTGCCGTGCTAGGGTGGTGGAGCTGCGACCACCCGAGCAGAAGCAAATCGACACGCCGGTGTGCATGTGCTTGGGGGAGAGGAGCGGCACGTTGCTCATCAAGGACCTTCACCGGTGCATGTACATCGCGGATCTGGAAAGTGGCGCCATGGAGGAGACGACCGACAAGCAGTTTTGCCGTGGTCTCGACGGCTGCAAGACGGCGTTCCCAGTGGAGATCGActggcctgccttcttcaagtgTCGCCTTGGTGGAAAGTCAGGTGTTTAA
- the LOC123497668 gene encoding uncharacterized protein — MSPCEKHGMASERLVAFEGTDTGRQFLACAQPAGSNCGFVEWVDHQWPPTMQNALLKLWAMVEDAKTARVNDNLESSFTIHHLTEEKNKLDANYDKLVQDVHELMNFQEDKVVDFRHLQSAITYQQEVRKELIDDMKAQMASEMVKKDEETQKLTLKYELLLNLTRAQATVIQNLKLNKMKEKQVLTEASMNLELKNAELTKCQEKLTQEKLELKLQVADLLKGNEKHIEEKWQLEFQNEKLKEKFRGIQAILEK, encoded by the exons ATGTCTCCATGTGAGAAGCACGGCATGGCATCTGAGAGGCTTGTTGCCTTTGAAGGAACAGACACAGGCAGGCAGTTTTTAGCATGTGCACAGCCG GCAGGTAGCAATTGTGGCTTTGTTGAATGGGTTGATCACCAGTGGCCCCCAACAATGCAGAATGCATTGTTGAAGCTATGGGCAATGGTTGAAGATGCCAAAACTGCTAGGGTGAATGACAATCTTGAAAGTTCTTTCACTATCCACCATCTGACAGAAGAGAAGAACAAGCTGGATGCCAACTATGACAAGCTAGTCCAAGATGTGCATGAGCTGATGAACTTCCAGGAAGATAAGGTGGTGGATTTCAGACATCTGCAGTCTGCCATTACATATCAGCAGGAGGTAAGAAAAGAATTGATTGATGATATGAAGGCACAGATGGCAAGTGAGATGGTAAAGAAAGATGAAGAGACCCAGAAACTTACTCTGAAGTATGAGCTGCTCCTCAACCTGACAAGAGCTCAAGCAACAGTCATTCAGAACTTGAAGTTGAACAAAATGAAAGAGAAGCAAGTGCTTACTGAAGCTAGTATGAATTTGGAGCTGAAGAATGCAGAGCTAACAAAGTGTCAGGAGAAGCTCACCCAAGAGAAGCTAGAGTTGAAGCTTCAGGTTGCTGATCTACTTAAGGGAAATGAAAAGCATATTGAAGAGAAGTGGCAGTTAGAGTTTCAGAATGAAAAGTTGAAGGAGAAGTTCAGGGGGATTCAGGCCATCTTGGAGAAGTGA